The genomic DNA GATCTAAATTTCAAGGAAGCATGGAGCTGGAGCTTGACAAATTAAGAATAAAAGCATCAACATTTGACAGCTTTTTCACACCAACTTGCCGGAGAGTGGTAAAACATGTACAGAACCTTCTCCAGTCGTCTAAAGCAGAGGGCGTCGAATTCATTCTCATGGTTGGGGGATTTTCAGAGTCGCCTGTCTTGCAGGATGCAATCAAAGATGCCTTTAGTCCAAAATATCGCGTTGTTATCCCACAGGAGGCTGGATTGACTGTTCTTCGAGGAGCAGTCCTCTTTGGAAATGATCCCGAAGTCATTGATTGTCGAATAGCTCAAAGAACGTACGGGATAGCAACCACCTCATTGTTTGATTCCAAAATTCACAAAGCATCGAAAAAGATCACAGTAAATGGAGAAGACAGATGTGATGATTTGTTCAGCAGGCACGTGAGGAAGGACGACGAACTCTATCTGAATGTAGCCCAGGCTGAGAAGACATACACACCAATAAAAGCCGACCAGACGAGTATGAGGATCTCCCTGTATAAATCGAACAATGACAACACAATGTACGTAGATGACTCAGGGTGCGAGTATCTGGGAGGGTTTGATGTTCCAATGACGGACACCACCGGAGGTTTAAACCGAGAAGTTAAAGTGAGGCTGTTGTTCGGGGATACAGAGATTGAAGTCAAATGTCTGGTTGTTAAAACGAAAACCGAGGTATCCGACCACTTCCGTTTCCTAGAATCTGAGCCTTGAGGCAGCAAACAGTTTCGTAAAAAGTACCGGGTcaatgattttgtgaattttaaaactgttgtgttaatatCTTGTAAGTATAACTTGAACtcatgaatgtttttaattattattagttAAAAGGATGCAACATGTAAGTCCCTAATGTTAGTTCATAGGAAGAAAGTAAGACGCGAAGCTTTTTGCTATAACTATGACGTTGACTGTACATAGTGatattgcaagttacagacgggaaaTCAAATAACACAAGAAGTTGTTGGATAGTAGACTATAGATCGGCAATGTTCTTACATGAAAAGCTGTAACATGCACTTGGTACGGACTGTCCACTCGTTGTATGGATGTTGCGCCTTATGACACTTATGCACATGACATGCTTGAATTGTGAATTCGAGTCGCAGGTTTCAAATGCTGGATGAGGGTAAGGTTTTAGGAGCTGGTTGAAGTTTTTGGGGAAGGTGTCTTTTGGTGACTATATCTTTATTATTGCTGGTACcaactttaccaaacttgctTGAATTGTGCGTCTTGTGATACTTGTGCACATGACAGaattgaatgctgaatcttagcAATAGTTTTGGATGCTGAATGACGGTAAGGTTTTTTGAGATGGTTAAAATTTTTGGAGCAGGTACCCTCTGATAATTTATCTTCGGTATTACTGGTCCCAACTTCAACAAACTTGCATTAATTGTGTGTCTAATGATACTTGACAgacttgaatgctgaatttAAACCATAGGTTTCGAATGCTGGATGACGGTAAGGTGTTTTGAGCTGGTTAACGTTTTTTGGAGCAGATTCCCTctgattatatattttatttttactggtcctaacttcactaaagttgcatggatggtgtgtcttatgatacttttGTACTTGattatctgagccataggtttcggatgcttgaTGAGGTTAATGATTTTGGAACTGGTTAAGAGCAGGTGTCCTTTGTTAGACAGAACTGAGTTATTATTAGTTCAATTTCTATCACATTTGAATAGATGATGCATCTTGAGATTCTTACGATTCTGATGCTCTCCACGGGCGTTGATGATGAATCTGAGTTAAAGGTTTCAAATGTTGGAagaggtttattttttttggaacaaGTGACATGTTTATAAAGGTAAAAGTACTATTTCAAAGTTGCTTGcttgatttaactatataaaTAAATCGCAAAGGTACCTTTAGATACAGAGAGTGATCTTGATTTTCTAAATACTTTAGGTTAAGATTTTGGAACAACTCAAATTGTGTAAGGCTCTTGAAGCtggtaaaaaaaagaagtaaattcTGCTCACATTTCGACAGACTTAAACAGTTAATATTAAATTTACTGTGGATATGTAAATAGAGATAGTTTTAATTACACAGCTTGATCTTGATGATATTGATGCTGGTGCAGGTATGAGTTTTTCAAGTAGTTTGAGTGTTGGAAAAAAGCTGTCTTTACtaattttcatgaattatgTAACTTTGGATTGAAACTTGTGCCTAGCTTTAGATACAGAGCCGTATCTCTAATATCAAGGATGCAAAAAaatcctacctcactcaaacctgcttgaaatatgtgtttgttgttaaatgatataacatgaatCCTGTGAtgtagtattgtatgatatgatagactattgtattatacgatacaacattgtatcatgtAATATCTTACCTTctgataaattgtaaaaaatcatTGGCTAACGGCAGTCACGTAGAGACTTTGTATATTCCATACATAGTCAGTTGAAAATATTACCCTCTTCAagaattatgacgtcattttagaGCACTATGACGTCAGGTTTCGTACTCTAATTGAAACttgtaatattttgatataaaagcttgatttccattgttttatttactttttatcattaaaaaagagACAGTTGGTAAGATATAAACGTtacatggtttgtagttgacctaatatggtttatacatgGTGAGTAAATATAtggaatttactgaccatgtataaaccatataaggtcaactacaaaccatgtaactaataaaattatatatatatatatatatatatatatatatatatatatatatatatatatatatatatgtgtgtgtgtgtgtgtgtgtgtgtgtgtgtgtgtgtgtgtgtgtgtgtgtattatatacggtattgtataatatatttgatattgcaTTATATATCATTGTATGATATTAACTAATGTTATATAAGATCATactgtatcaaattatattgtatcatatgatacaatgtcatattatataTCATTGATGATTCAATATCCtataatacaataaattatacataatttataataaGATATACTAGTTCATGAAATGTATTAtcttatgttacaatattgttaTGTTTGATGtgatatgatacagtatcatataatactatattttaTCATCtaatatgttttgattttgtattatatgatatcataaaacaatgtataatacgataaatattgtaacaaaatatatgatacaatataatttcttgatacaatctaattaaaatcagaTTTTGATCTGCTCCCAATAGATCGCTACACAGTGTTTCATACAATACCGtttgaaatttacatataatatgattACCATACAATTTTTATCATATGCATACGATATTGTCTCAAATCACACTACAAGTACtcaatatccaagatcattaattatgattttatataatatcataaaggtggtctcataaaggtgatgcctcgtcttgGTTAGCTAtataatctgtgattacctatgttttgatTTAAGTGAAATTTGATGTCAGCGCTTGTAACGATTGTATTGCATTTACGTtcgtatatattttgattaatttagaATAAATGTTTAACCTCTTCCACAAAAGAGAATATCTAATATCTCAGTTTTCTGTTACGATGATGTTAATGCCATGACTACttgttataaatgaaaataaattccatCTACAGTCATGTAAATAAAACTTATATTCTGAATTTTTATTTCCCCTCATAACAATGATATTATAGAAGCCTAAGCGCAGTATTATTTTAGTATTAAAACGAAGTTTCCACACACAAATGATGTTCAACATAAAGCATCATATGATGTATTATGAAATTAGATGTAATAAAATGAAGGTCTTATCTTCAATATCAAACTGGATTTTTTCCGACTTCAACTGTGACAAGCTGGGTTTAATATCTTGACTTGTAATCTCGTCCTTTCCTGTCCAGACATGGTTTTAACCTAAAAAAGAAGACTCCTTCATTTCCAGACTTCACAATAACCGTCTTTGCCTCCAACATAATAAAGATTCTTCTGCTTATAATCCAACTTGTCTCAGAATCTACAGAAGTTATGGAGTCAATGTCTTCAGAGGTGCATTTTGTCTATTACAAAATTATGTATCTTAGACTTTGATATTGCCAGTATGATAAATTAACACCAAGTTCCATTGATAGTTGGGGAATAATAATTTGAGGGTAAGATTGTATACACACGAAATCATCGAAAATTAAGCCACGCGACTTTTGATAGTCTTCgaattaaaaaatgaagaaaaaaacaaaaaaggaaatgtcattgaaaactttatttttttctcagattAATGCAACATATAACATATCTGATTTCACCTAGTTTAGTTTAGCTCCACTGAAATCTGAATACAATCCTCTTATGATAGCAGCTGTAATATGGTCTTCAACATAAACGACATCGCCTTTCTGAAGCAGAAGGATGGCGGTGTTGCTAGACGTCAGCCCCTGAGATTTGCCACCGCTGTTGTTACAAGCTTGCCAACTTACGATCTTGCCGTTTACAAAGAGGCTGGCGTGGGACATTTTTCCAGGGTCACTTAATGTGCCATATGAAAAAGTATACAGTCCTTGCTCCGGTGTGGTAAACTTTCCTGTTGTGGCGCTGTATGCATTGTGGGTGTTAGTGACTATTCTATCATACACCCACACGACACCCTTTGCGATTGTTTTTGTTGACCCCATATATGCATGGAAACCCACGGGATCTATaaacatcaaagaaaaattattagaGGAAAAGGTTGCTTTAAACTTCAGCTATGctacaaaagtacatgtaaataaaactgTCACATTAGTTTGAAGATCATTATTTTCAATCTTCAATATAAGGTAGGAACATATATGTACAagcttttctctctctctctctctctctctctctctctctctctctctctctctcattacaAGCTTTTTTCCCATGCCATATACCTTATACATGAATAAATAAAGTAAACCTCATAGAATTTTAATCAATACTCTTACTATTCTTGTTGCCACAGGAACCGTCCTCCACAATGGCTCTCACAGACTTCTGTATAGCCTGTATTTGGTCATCAAACAGCTTCAGGGTCGTGGTCGTGCAATTTCCACTGACATAGTTAATGTGTAACAACAAAGAAATTGCAAATACTCGTTCGATATACGTCTGAAAAAGAAAGACttaacaatcaatttttttttgtaaaaaaaaaaaaatatgggtttttttaaataaaaggtgCACAGCTTACATTTTACGTCCATTTTGCTCTTAAGATGAATCGCTCGACACACTATGCAATATATTATTTGATTGATATATCGGTTATCTTTGTTAATAAATGGTTTCACAAATAAAAGACTGATGTAGTTATgaattataattatgttttgtttattttcacaaaaagtgagaaaaaaaatgtttatcagAAACTAAGATTCTTAGAGCCTGAAATTTGGTATCAAACATTGCaaattgcaattttatattcatacaTTACAAAGACGATCAGATAATCTCTGgagtttttaagataaaaaaaattataaaaataaaaatctttttggtTGATATAAAACATTGATGTGTCGAACCACAGTATCTTAATCGTTTAAACAAATTTGCTTGGCTTGAAGACAAAAAACTGCTTTCATAATTCATTggctttttatgaaaatactaatctttgattttttcataTGGTTAATTGCTTCAGAATGAGACATCTAAACACAAGCAAAAATTATTTGTACACTTGCAAATATGAAAGTGAGTATAGGATTTTACTATTTTCAATGTTTCAAAACTGACTCAAACAGAACAATACGTTTATATGGTATACTAGTgacaaatcaaaatcaatgcaTCCAATTTAACAATGCTTCAATAAATGCGTTGAATAAGATTTAGATCTTGAACATATTTTACTACTAAACAGTTCGTGAATTGGAATCAGATGATTATTACAAACACAAGACACGAACCTAAAGAAACGTCCTGATTGCAAACTATTTCGACGCAGTTATATTTTACTATCTAATATCTACACTTCTAAGTTTATATAAGGAACATAGTCAATCCTTTACTATAAATATTTACCTGGATTGTTCCAAACATGTCCAGCAGTTTTGAACAGAAAATTCTACAAATGGTTACTATTTTTCAACTTCAAGGTTTTATACACAATGATGAAACTCGAACATTCATACTTGTCAtgcaataaaacaattatatcatataacattCGAGTGTTATA from Crassostrea angulata isolate pt1a10 unplaced genomic scaffold, ASM2561291v2 HiC_scaffold_80, whole genome shotgun sequence includes the following:
- the LOC128169019 gene encoding complement C1q-like protein 4 — protein: MFGTIQTYIERVFAISLLLHINYVSGNCTTTTLKLFDDQIQAIQKSVRAIVEDGSCGNKNNPVGFHAYMGSTKTIAKGVVWVYDRIVTNTHNAYSATTGKFTTPEQGLYTFSYGTLSDPGKMSHASLFVNGKIVSWQACNNSGGKSQGLTSSNTAILLLQKGDVVYVEDHITAAIIRGLYSDFSGAKLN